TGTTAAAGCCAAAGTTCCAGCGGTAGACAGGCTGTTTAACTTGATTAGCTGTGCTGTTGTTCGTGAACTTTATCCGGTTATCGTCGAGCAGCTGATAGCTAAAGTCGGCAATGACAGGCAGGTTTGGCGCGTCTGCATCTATCATCAGATCTATCACTTGGCCGTCATCGACAACGCCACAACTGTGGATAAAGGAGTACTTTACGTCTGATATTGCTACGCGCATCAGGCCTATGCCCTGTGGGATATTACTGTTTAGCTCAAAGGTGGCGGTGTTGCCTGAGATAGTCGCATCACCGACTAGTTTTTCAGTGTAGTCAAACTGTCCGTTTTTGTTGATGTCATATAATACCGTTAGTTTCTTCCCGCTCAGGTCTTTGTCAAAAGTCAGGGTGTAGCTGCGCTTTCTTGCCAGTGGAATGCGATGTTCAACCAAAGAGGTGTATTCACCATTGGTTAAATAGGTATTATGATCCGTGACCTTCAGAGTGCTTGTATGCACTTTTGATGTATTCAGGTAGGGAGGGCAACTGACATTGGCTGGCCGACTAAAGAAGTGACGATAGGCTGAACGCGTATCTTCTCCAGAGAGTTCGACAGTGATGACCGCTCTTGCCAGCGTGCCGTCTGGCACCTGATGTGCTTGTTGCAGGTATGGGTAGATGGATTGGTTATCACCTTGATGCCATTCATCGCTGGTGCCATCACCCCACTGTGCGCTAATTTTTTCAATTGAATCGATATTCAGATGGCTGATGTCATAACTTATTTCGTTATAACTGATTTGAGTATTGGCTTCTAAAGTCGAGAGGCTATTGTCAGCGACGATGCCGACACCGAGTAATACATCTGTGATATCGTCTTTGCGCTGTATCGCGCTTTTGTTGCTGATGTTAATGTGGGGGGCCTGTGCAACCACACAATAACCGAATTCGTCCAGGCTCATAGTTGAATACATACAGCCAGAAGTATTCGCGCGCAGGAACACTTTAAAGGCATCCTGAATTGACCACTCCTTAGTTTTTACCAGTTCGTAGAAAGCCTTACGTAGTACTCCCCCGTTGGCATGTGGTGTTTTGGCGAGTGAAAAGTCAGTTGCATGGTCGATACTGGTTCCGTCCCATGAGGGGAGCTCATAGAAGCGAACGGCCTGATCTTCATATATCGCGCCCCATCCAAACCACCATTTACGGTTTTGGTTGTACTGACCGGGTTGTTCATTAAATTGCTTTGTAAAAGCCTCTGACTGTGTGTACGAACCGCTTGCATTGCTTTGGAAGTAGTCTAGTACGGCAATGGTCGCGAGGTCGGAAAAGCCTTCATTGATGGCTCCGTCAACTCCCTCTGGCCCAATGCCAGCATTCCAGCTCGTGATAGCATGAGCAATTTCGTGTGCAGCAATGCCCAAAGTGGCTTGTGAATAAAAATAGTATCCATCGCCAGAGCCATAGTTGACATATTCACCATCCCAGAAAGCCATGTTGGGGCCGTGAATGGTGTTGCTATGCACTTTTTGCTTGAGAGGTTTAATGCAGTATCCATTCCAGGCACAATTCGAAGATTGTGACGGATAGAGGCGTGCGAGTTGTTTGTGAAAGTACTGCATAACTAGACCTGCATTAAAATGTGCTTCGGTAGCAGGGTCGTAGCTGAACCAGGTGTAAAAGTTATCATCTACCGCGACACTATCGAAGTTTTCATTGTTACTACCGCATGCGTAAGACGCGGCCTGGGTGTCGTTGTTTCTGGCGTCAAAAGTGGTCAGGTAAGGGTTCTCCAGTCGACAGATATCCTGTTCTTTTTTTACGACTAGCGGATAACCATCGAATTGAGCAAAGATTGCACCTGGGTCCTTGTCTGAGAACATCAATCGTTTTCCAATCGGGGTGTATTCGTCAAAGCGATACGCGGTACAGGCCTGCATGCTGTCTGGTCGTGGTGAATAACAGATAGCACCGAGCTTATCGTTTCCTCCTATTCCACCCCCTGCAACATAGCCGTTCAGGTTTGGTGAAGTGAAAAATGAAACAGACGATTGACGTCGAATCAGGGTGCCCTGGCTGTTGTCGATGACGAGTTGCTCTTTGAGTCCGTTGTGGCGAACCTGTAAGACTGTCACGCTTAATAGCTTACCCTGAGAGATAAGATAAGCCTTTGAAGTACTGTCAATTTCTGGCTGCTTTCCAGCATAGAGCTCGGACGCAATTCGCAACAGGTCAATTTTATGCTGTGCAGCAAGATCCACAAGGTGTACGGGACCACTTAGTAATTTTCCCATACTCTGGATGATCTTGCCCTGTTTATTACGTACGACGACTAACCGACTGTCCAGTACGGGTATCCCCTGAAAATAAGCTTGATAGTGCTCATATTGGGGTTGCTCTCCGACCACTTTTTCCAATTGATAGGATAGCCTGGTGTGTGAATGTGCTGACAATAGCGAGGCGTCAGGCGCCTGGGCATGCGCAGTGGTCGGAAGCTGCGTCCATAGGTGCTGCTGATTAAGAAGCGCATGTGATTCGATCAAGGCTGATGCGTGTGTGCTGCATAACATAATCGAACCAGCGCCGAGTATAGTGCCAAGGCGTTTCATAAAATTGTCCTTATCTGTTGCAAGAAAGTTAATTCAAACGTGAACTCTTTGGTGTTGGATTAGTATATGAGGTAAATTCATTGTTGATAAAGTACATTTAGTGTTCCACTCGGGGGGGTTGTGCTGGTTAACAATAGGGTGTAAATATGAGTTAATCTCTGAATGTTAATTTTTGTACTTTATTGATTTTAATTAGTTAAAGTTTGTTTCTTGTGTTTTCGTTTCGACATTTATACATGTAAGAGTGTGTTATCTACTCGTATTAACATTATCCGGGAGATTGATGGTGGCGACTTAAATGTTAATTATTGTATTTCATATGAAACATCTTTATTTGGCTTTTGTGTTTAATGGATTTTCGTTGCTCAGATGAACTCTCAGTGCTGTACTCTATTAGTTGATTGCTCAATGGGCAGAGCGACTGCGTGCCATGTTCCTGCACGGTGCCACTGAATTAGAGATTTAGTGCTCATTCGACGAAAAGGCCTGTATCAGGGAAAGTTGTAATTATGCAGATTGAGAGATAACTTGACCTGGAGGAAAGGTTGTCCAATAAGTCCGGGCTTGAAAAGTGGCCAAGCCGGTTAGCCACTCAGGTGTATTTGAAAGGGAGAGTCAGGGACCGCACTGACTTAACCAGGGTGATGTCAGACAGGTCTGACGTAGTATTTCGGCATCGTTGAGGGCTATTTGAGCTGCCTCAAATTGTGCTTCCAATGCAGGCTTTTCAGCGTCCGTAGCGACGGTTAGAAAGGCTTTAGTGCGCTCCAGGTGCCTGACTGCTTCACCATACTGATGCTCAGCCCATCGCCAGGTCGCCTCATACAGGGTATTGCTCATCACTGATTGCCAGTCAGCCCCCCCGTAGTGGCCAGAATCCTGATAGCTTTTCACCACAAAACTGCGGGGAACTTTATCCAGATCGGCTAAATCGAGCATCAAGCCGTTCGGGTCGAAACTATAGGCCACCAGGCTTTCCAGGGTTTGCAGACAAGGGGTGATGTTGCCGCCCCGGCAATAGGTAGGTTGTTCATTGAGTTGCTGTTGCAATTTCGCAGGCAGCGGGCCATTGGAATTGACATCGACGCTGAATACTGCATTTTCTGCATACTTTTCGATTTCTTTGACTTTGGTAATGGTTTTTTTAAAGAACAACAAACGTATCTTTATTTTAATGACAAATCGCTTGTAGTCTTCTTCTGTCCTAAAGTGCAGCCGGGTGTTGACGAACAGGTCGCGCCCATAGTTGATCTGATAAACAAAGTGGCTGCCACAGTCCTTCAGGTCCACCCCCGATTTTACCTGGCGGTTTTCTAACGTACTGTAGCCCTCGTCAAACTTAAGGTGCAATTGCGACGTTAACGTGCGCTGATCCGTCGCGTTTCGGTGTGTCATTGAGGTAGATACACTGCCTGCGATGATAAACAAGTTAACGCCGCCATGTACCTCTCCAAACGTGCGACGCTTGATAAAGGTTTCATCGACGCGCTGGAAATAATCCAGGCTGCCACTTTGTTCTGAGTGTTGCACTGGTGTGCCCTGCAGACAAGCATGGTTTACCTTGTGCATGGTGGGATCAAATGCTCTGCCAAGATCATTTGCACCGACTTGTTCGCTATAATAAATCTGGCCATGTGCTGCGAAAGTGCAGCTCAGCGCCAGGATCGTGAGTAAGCTTTTCATATCCGCTCCCTGAATAGAAATCGCAATGTGCATAAGCACATTGCGATTAAGTATGGCAGGTTATTGCGCAAATGCCGTACCGTAAGTGGTTAATGCGCCCTCACATAAACGCCAATTCAGTATCCCTCGGGCGGGTGCTGTGACGTCGATGAAAGTAGGTGCCCAGCGCAGGTTTCTGAAGCGTGCGCTGTCTTCTTCGCTGACCATCCCGGCCCTGACCGCTTCCTGGCGCGCAAGTTCACATTGCTTCCAGTCAAACTCATCATTACTGGGTAACTGAAGCTGAGTGACATCGTATGCCGCAGGACAGGCATTACCACGTTGCTCGCAAGCGGTTTTCATTTCCTGCACCTTGTTCTCACAGGCATAACCAAAAGGGTTATCGCGGCAGAACTGAGCGGCATTAAAGAAGAACCAGGCATTGTTGTAGGCCAGATCTTTGATCCGCTCGACGGCTGTACGCTGTGCTTCGGGTAAATACGCATAGTAGCTGTTAAGCAGGTTCTGGGCGCGTTGTTCATCTAAGATAGCCTGTTTGAAGTCATCTTCCAGCTCGCTGATCAACCACTTCGTTGCATTTCGCACTATCTGATATTCAGGTACCAGTGCACGCAAAGGCAACGATGAGTTTTCATAACGGGTGGTGTAGTAGCGCACCACGTTGTAATCACTCAGTGAATTAAGCTGTTGATTAAATCCACTTTTAGCGTACTTCACCGCCTCATAGAACATGTCAAAACAAGGCGTTGGATTGTCCAGTGAGCAGGTAATGATGTTATTCGGGATAATGGTCAATAACTGTTTAGGGTCGCCGCCATGCTGGATAGCACGTACCGTGATCTTAACCGAAGATTTGACTTCATCCTTTAGGTATCTGAGCTGACCGCCGACGTTGAACACTCCGCCATACAAGTCAACATCCAGATAACCGCCGATGTCCGATTTATCCTGGTTACTACCGTAATCTATTTTCAGGTTAACCAGGACGTTGGCACCGTATTCAATACCAGTAACAAATTCATCGCCAATCAGCGTTTGCAATTTGGTTTGATGATTGTTCGCAATGTCCTGACCGACCGCACTTAATGCGTAACCTGAGTTTTGATCTTTGGGCAGAAATAAGCGCTTTTTCGGTGTGCTGGAAGCACTGAAAGTATAAGAGCTTGAGTACGAGCTGGACGCCATTTCTTTCGCTAAAGACGCACCTGCCGAGACTCTGACTACCGGGAAGTTGACGTCCACATCAACGCTACCATTGAGTGTATTGAGCACATCGTCATAGCTCATATCAATACCGGTTTTAAATTTGAGCTCGGTATTGCCGTAGCTTTCATCAATGACGCCTGCAACCGGCTGGACATTCAAAAAGCGTTTTTTCTGACTGTCATAGGCAGTGCCTATTGCCACGTGGTCATTGATCAGGCCTGAGATCACAGAGCCTGACACTGATGAGCTTGAGATTTCAGCACTGGCTTGCTCATCGGCCATGCTGTGTCCTGCAAATGCCATTGCAAGTACAGATAAATAGAGTGATTTCATATCATCTTTCCTTAACGAACCGTGAGCATATAATCTTCAACTTCACCATACTGAATATTGGTGCAGGCATTGTCTGAGCCGCCTCCTGCATCCAGCGCGACGCGCATCAGGGTGACACCATCGGGTGTGTTGTCAGGAACTGACAACGTGAATTTCACTGTATTGCCAGTGGTGCTGTTGTGTACCAGCTCATCGTTGTCAAACTGGCCGTTGTGGTTCCAGTCAACCCAAACTCGCGCTGCCAGCAAAGTTGGGTAGTTCGGGTCCAGTAAACCCGGTTTTATCTCGACATTGGCGTCACGATTGGCCCGCAAATTGAGGACCTTACCAGATACGAGCGTGTGTGCTGTGCTCCCTGACGCGTGAATAAAGTCATCTACTTTGACTTGCTCTATCCACTCCCACTCATTGTCGTAACTGTTGTTTGCGCAATACTTATTGGTCAGCACTGTGGTTTTGAGTGCAATCGCTTTGTACTCCGGTGGCATAGTGGTACAGGCTTGATCCTGGCTAGTGCCGGCATACCAGCCGTATGGGTTGGTAAAGTCTTCATTGGCGAAGGTCGGGTATTGCGCATTACCGGCAGCAAGTGCTGAATCCGAAAGCCACAGTTGCTTGAGTTGATTGAGCTTTTCTTCTTTACTGATGATCTCGCGGGAGTCATACATCTGTTCCCACATTTCGACAAGTAGCCCGTCGTAACATTTTTTCAGCCAGTCATAGCGACCCTTGGCTTCTGCCACAGTGAGCATATCGCCCAGTTCGTTAAAATTGGCTTCTTCAATCGTATTGGCTGAGACGCTGCTGGTGGTGAGTGTGAGGCCACAGAGCACGGCAACCTGAGATAATCTAAATAACGTATTCATCATTGTGTATCCTTACTTCAAAACATCACTGTAGGCACTGTAATCGCGATAGTAAGCCAGGTTAGCGGCTTCGTAATCGATGCAGTAGTTGCCCTCTGGGTTGCGCTCACAATAATCGACCAGGTCGGCAAACAGGTTGGCATTAGCCCGGCTGGCTGTTTCTATTTCTGACAGTTGATTGAGTTGTCCAGCGTTAAACTGAGAGGCGTAGTAGCGCTGCAAGTTCTTGGCTCGGCGATAGGTGAGACGTTCCTCAATCCAGCGCGAAGTCAGCTCTTTAACCACTAACTTAGTGAGATAGTTTATGGCTTCGTATCCTTGGGCCGGGATCAATTGCTGTAAGTTGGAACCAGAGTCCAGATACCTTGCAACATAAGTGTCTGTCACATTGAAGTCGTCCAGTGACTGAAACTGGTTGATATAATCCGTTTTGAGATAATTGACCGCAGATTCAAAGAGGTTGAAGCAAGGTTCAGGATTCAGCAAAGTACAGCTCATGATCCCATTTGGGATGATCTGTAGCAGGCGATTTGGCTCGCCGCCACTTTGATAGCCACTGATGGTAATTTTAACGGATTGGCGTTTCTCATCGTCCAGCTTTTGCAGCTGGCCATCGACTTTGACCTTGCCTATCCAGTCCACGCTCAGATAACCACCAATGGTGCGTTTATCGCTCTCGTTGCGATAATCAATTTTCATATTGATCACTACATTGGAGCCATAGGCAAAGCCTTGTATAAACCCATCACCAAGGTTTGCCGCCTTATTACCCGGGTAGGCCTGTGCCAGATCCAATGCAGCCTGTGTTGGCTGATAGCCAGCATCGGTTGACGGCATTAGGATCCGGGATTTGGGCTTTATTGAGGAATATACGGTATAGGTGCCGGTGTATTTGTCGGCGCTTATGTCTTTGGCATAGTTGGCACCGGCATCAACTCGTACAGCTGGAAACTTAAAGCCTGCGTCAACTTTTCCGTCAATCAGTTTTAATGCCTGCTCGTAGCCCAGGTCAACACCCACACGAAAATCAATGTTGGTATTGCCAAGGTGCTCGACGGTTTGGCCATCGACTGACTTTAACCCGAGTAACACGTCACCTTTACTCTGATAAGCCGTGCCGAGTGGCGCCAGGTCAACCACATTGGAGGTTGCTGCCTGCCCATGTATCTCGCTCAGCTTAGTCGGCGCAGGGTGTGATGTGGCAAGCGCTGGCAAAGTCGCACAGGCCAGTGTGACTTGAATGAGTTTTGCGTAGTTCATGTTTGATCTCTCCATGAGAGGCCCGCAGGGCCTCTATTCGCTTGAACCTTAGTCTTTAAGACTATTGAAGTAATCCTGATGCCAGGCTTCAGGAAGGTTGTTGAGCACATCCTCTGTGGTGATTTCACTGTCAGAGAACTCGTTGTCACTTTGCATTGCGAGATCACCAACTTGCAGGCCATTTGCAAACATGGTGAAGGTTTCGCCAGTGACGTGAGTCTCATCTGTGTCAGTGCGTTTCAGCTTGAGGTTGTAAACATTGTCGCTGTACTTCACTTCTTCGATGGCGGTGATCATCTCAATACCACTTTGGGTGCGGATTTGATCGCCTGTTTTTATTTTGTTAGCCCAGGCAGATAAACCTGAAACTGTCACAACTGGGTGTGATTCAGTTAGCAGCAGAGTTTTACCAGAGGCAGTCGTTAGCTTGACCATTGGGATCAGTTCGACACCCACAGAAATGTCTTCGATTTCAAGCGGGATGTGCTGATCTGGTGCAAACTGGCTGGCACCCAGCACGGAGTCACCGACACTGAGTTGTTCAATTGGCAGCTGCTTACCATTGGCTAGCGTGATCAGTGAGCCTTTGGCCAGACAACTGTAGACCACCTGCATCGGTGGATGTTTGATGTCTTTCCAGTTACTCTCTGGCATATCTGAGCTGCCGATCACATAAGTAAAGTGACGTGTCATAACGCGTGGGCCACGTTGTTGCTCTACTTCAACTGCCAGATTCATGATCCAATGTGCATCCATGTAACGGCCATATAAGGTCGCATCGCCGAAGACGCCCATGTTTCTTGGGATATTCCAGGACATACGTGTATAAGGGTAGTCAACACCGCCTACATCCTTGACGCCTTTTTGCAGCGTGATGTAGTCAGAGAACAGATTGATTGCATCAGATGCTTTGTAATCGTCTCCGATACGTGACGCACCGCCACCTTCACGTGTTTGAATATAGATTTCGGAACCATAGTGCAGTCCATCAGGCTTGTCTGTAACGGGCTGACCCTGTGCATCTTTGATCAGTGACTTAGTACCTGCACCTGTATTTGGATCATAACTGACAGCCAGTTGATGCCATTCAGGCGTATAGATCTTAGTGACCTCCCCCATCACTTCACGGAAACCACTAAAGGGGATAAGGAGCTTTAATTGCTCATTCGGGGTACCCTGGGCATACATGGCTTCGTAATCACAGTCTTGATATTTACGATTCAGACACACTTTGATGCGGTTCAGACTGGGATCCGCTTCGTTACGCTCTTTGACATCAACGGGATGTGTGATTTCATTTTCTAATATGCTGGTAGTGGTGCGGGCATAGCCATCGGGTAAAGTGGTTGCTAAGCCTGCTTCAGTATTGTTTAGAGTTGCCATCTTCGCCGTGGCACCATTGGTTTTATACACCCCTAGATCGGCCAGTAAGGTCTCTGGTGAATATTCAATAACGGATGTACGAATTTCAGTGACTGTTTGACCATTGGCTCCCTCATATGACACGGTGAGGTATGCATCTGCAAAGATGCGTTCGGAGTTAATCAGTTTCGGTAGTACATCTTCCATACGACCAACTGAGGCAACACTGACGCGCTTTTGTGGTTGATCGGATGTCCCTTGGCCAAAAAACTCGTTGAAGCTTGGCATGACCAGCTCTTCACCTTTTTCATTCATCAGGGTCAGGTCGATATAGGTGTAGTAAGTGGTACTGAATTCACTGTTGACCGCGGTTAATACCAGGTATTCCTGTCCGTCTTGGCGGGTCATTGAGCGCAGGCCCATGTGCTTGAAGAATGAACAAAGCTTGCCTGTTTGACAGTCTGATGACTGAGCTGTCGACATGATACCTGCCATTTCTGGCTGATTGGCTTTACGGTTTAGTGTTTCTTCCAAAGATCGAAACAGAAACGGGCGATTTTTTTCTGTAATGCCGTGTCTCGCAAGGCGTTGCTTGGCTTGATCCAATTCACCGAGTTGCTGAAATTTGACGATGCGTTCAGGGAAGCGCTCGGTTTCTTGAGTAAGAGGCGCTGAGATAGAAGCAAAAGAAGCTCCTCCCAGTGCAGCGGCAACTGCTAGGCTAACCAGTTTCATACAATTTTCCTTTTAGTTTATTTTAAAAAGGCTCGTAGATAGGGAGAAATCCTATCTACATAACTGCGAGCACAAGGTGTTAATTACCATCTAGTAATTTTGAATTGAATGTCTTCAACTTCTCCGTAAGTGAAGGATTTACAAGCATCCTGCTTTAGTGGGTTTTGAGGGTTTTCCTCAAATTTGGCTCTTAAGGTGAACAGTTTGTCTCTGCTCACCCAGGGGAGGCGTATGATTTTGCTTGACGTGACACGGCAATACTCAATTCCGTCTGTGCGGGAATGACAATCTGTGGTGTAGTAGTCATAGCTGTAATCATTGCTACCATTGTGACCTTCGTCTTTACTGAATGTGTCATCATGGTTTTTATCCAGCCAGACTGTGAAACGCGCGCCAATTTGATTGTTACCATACAGGTTATTTATGGTGGACCGTGGGAGGAAGTTGGTCGAGCCAACCACGGTCAGGTATGAATTGTCGCTGCGCGAGAAGTTGTTCACAGTAGTAAAGTTATACCCTGACGCATTGTACCCGGTTACTTCAGGCACCTCATGCAATACAGTTGAGTAATAATTGAATGTCAGCTTGTCGATGTACAAAACGCCTGCATTGCTTGGGTCGGTAATGCCTGTACTGCAGCTTGAAACCGGTTGCAATATCAAAACCTGGCTGCTGGTATGACTGTCACTGCCATCCTGATAACGTGTGGTCAGCGATACATTGAACGTCCCGCCATTCTCAGGAAATTGAACCACTGGGTTTTCGTCACTACTGGTTTGATTATCAAACCCAAACTGCCAGCTGTAACCCGGCTGTTTAGTCTGATTGGCTGTACTGTTATTGATGAATTTAACTTTGTTCCCTTCCAGGATTTGATAGCTAAAGTCAGCAATGATCGGCAGGTTCGGAGAGTCTACATCAATCATAACGTCAATGACCTGGCCTGCATCTACCACGCCGCAACTGTGAATGTAAGAGTATTTATCATCTGAGATAGCGATACGCATCAAACCTATTCCCGGCGGGATGGCATTGCTTAGTTCAAAAGCGGCGCTATTGCTTGAGATGGTGGCATTGCCAATTAGTTTCTCGGTATAGGAGAATTCTCCGTCTTTATCCGAATCAAACAGTACCGTGAGCTTCTTACCGCTAAGATCTTTGTCGAAAATAAGGCCGTAACTGCGTTGTCGGGCAAGCGGAATTCTATTTCCAACCTCTGATAAATATTCTCCGGTGATGTTATTGATGCCATATGTGGCAATATTTAGACTATTGGTATGCACCTGAGGAGAATTCAGATATGGCGGGCAGTTTACGTCAGCAGCACGGCTAAAGAAGTGGCGATAAGCTGTGCTGATATTGTTATCACTGAACTGAACTTCTACAGAGGCACGTGCCAGAATATCGAGCGGCAACGTGTGTGTTTGCTGTAAAAAAGGATAGATAGGCTGATTATCACTCTTACGCCAGGTACTGCCAGTACCATCGCCCCAATCGGCATGGATTTGTTCTATGTTATCAATCGCCAGGTGGCTGATATCATAGCTTAATTCGTTATAACTAAAACGGGCGTTGGCGTTTAGCGTTGACAAGTTGTTGTCTGCTACAATGCCGACGCCTAACAAAACATCTGTAATATCGGCTTTACGCTGGTCTGCATTTTTACCTGAGATATCGATGAAGGGTGTCTGTGCAGCCAGACAGTAGCCGTATTCATCCATACTCATATTAGGAAACATACAGCCTGCTGTATTTGCGCGCAAAAACACTTTGAAGGCATCCTGAATCGACCAATGCTTAGTTTTTACCAGCTCGTAAAAAGCTTTGCGTAGCACACCACCATTGGCATGCTCTGTTTTGCCCGTCGAGAAATCAGCGACATGGTCGATACTGGTTCCGTCCCAGGAGGGTAATTCATAGAAGCGGACGCCCTGATCGGCATAGATGGCATCCCAGCCAAACCACCATTTACGGTTTTGGCCGTACTGGCCTGCCTGCTCAGTAAATTGTTTGGTGAAGTATTCTGACTGACTGTAAGCGCCATCGGCCTGACTCTGAAAGTAGTCCATAACAGCGATAGTCACTAAATCAGAGAAGCCCTCGTTAATGGCACCATCTATGCCTTCAGCACCTATACCTGAGTTCCAGCTGGTGATGGCGTGGCCTATCTCGTGTGCAGCAATACTTAGCGTGGCTTGTGAATAGAAATAATAGCCATCACCGGAACCATAGTTGACAAACTCGCCGTCCCAGAACGCTTTATTGGTACCAAATATGGTGTTGCTATGTACTTTTTGTTTAAGTGGCTTGATGCAATAGCCATTGCTTGAGCAGTCTGAGGACTGGTTTGGGTATAAGTCCGCAAATTGATTGTGAAAGTACTGCATCACAACACCCGCATTGAAATGCGCTTCGCTGGCATGGCTGTAGGTGAACCAAGTATCAAAGTTGCTGGTTACCTTAGTGACATCAAAGTCCTCGTTGTTTGCTCCGCAGGAGTATGACACCGGGTTCGTATCTGAGCTTCTGGCATCAAAAGTGCTCAGGTAGGGGTTTTCGAGCGTACATGAATCCAGCTCTTTTTTGACGACTAAGGGATATCCGCCAAATTGGGCAAAAATGGCATTGGGATTGGTGTCAGTAAATAGCAGGCGTTGTCCGACAGGTGTGAATTCGTCGTACTGATACGCCGTACAGGCTGCCATGCTGTCTGGCTGCGGGGAATAACAGATCGCGCCTAGTTTATCATTACCGCCTATCCCACCTCCGGGTACATAGCTATTATCCAGTACA
This window of the Pseudoalteromonas rubra genome carries:
- a CDS encoding M4 family metallopeptidase — its product is MTRLCAVLGAGVVTLFSTQAAASIESQALLNQQHLWSQLPTAAQPEHTSLTTKAQRVTTALTYRLEKVAGTQPKYEHYRAYYQGKPVLDSQLVIARDTHGNVIQSMGKLLSGEVKVAEHATGHQPDLAASVANHYQDDHSKINESNSAYLVVNGKLLNVTVIEVNRKGIQEQLVVDSAQGTVIRHHSSASFYSKETVSANPVLDNSYVPGGGIGGNDKLGAICYSPQPDSMAACTAYQYDEFTPVGQRLLFTDTNPNAIFAQFGGYPLVVKKELDSCTLENPYLSTFDARSSDTNPVSYSCGANNEDFDVTKVTSNFDTWFTYSHASEAHFNAGVVMQYFHNQFADLYPNQSSDCSSNGYCIKPLKQKVHSNTIFGTNKAFWDGEFVNYGSGDGYYFYSQATLSIAAHEIGHAITSWNSGIGAEGIDGAINEGFSDLVTIAVMDYFQSQADGAYSQSEYFTKQFTEQAGQYGQNRKWWFGWDAIYADQGVRFYELPSWDGTSIDHVADFSTGKTEHANGGVLRKAFYELVKTKHWSIQDAFKVFLRANTAGCMFPNMSMDEYGYCLAAQTPFIDISGKNADQRKADITDVLLGVGIVADNNLSTLNANARFSYNELSYDISHLAIDNIEQIHADWGDGTGSTWRKSDNQPIYPFLQQTHTLPLDILARASVEVQFSDNNISTAYRHFFSRAADVNCPPYLNSPQVHTNSLNIATYGINNITGEYLSEVGNRIPLARQRSYGLIFDKDLSGKKLTVLFDSDKDGEFSYTEKLIGNATISSNSAAFELSNAIPPGIGLMRIAISDDKYSYIHSCGVVDAGQVIDVMIDVDSPNLPIIADFSYQILEGNKVKFINNSTANQTKQPGYSWQFGFDNQTSSDENPVVQFPENGGTFNVSLTTRYQDGSDSHTSSQVLILQPVSSCSTGITDPSNAGVLYIDKLTFNYYSTVLHEVPEVTGYNASGYNFTTVNNFSRSDNSYLTVVGSTNFLPRSTINNLYGNNQIGARFTVWLDKNHDDTFSKDEGHNGSNDYSYDYYTTDCHSRTDGIEYCRVTSSKIIRLPWVSRDKLFTLRAKFEENPQNPLKQDACKSFTYGEVEDIQFKITRW